In one Flavobacteriales bacterium genomic region, the following are encoded:
- a CDS encoding DUF2214 family protein: MPSLRLLLAVLHLFALAIGIASVYGRARALQRLRDKAGIAAVLHADNWYGIAALVWVATGLWRAFGGVEKGTEHYLANHWFMGKLGLFAMVLLLELWPMATLIRWRLLLRKGMAPGLHQAPVLARLTYLQLPLLLLMVAMAAALARGY; this comes from the coding sequence ATGCCCTCGCTGCGCCTCCTCCTCGCCGTGCTGCATCTCTTCGCGCTGGCAATCGGCATCGCCTCCGTGTACGGCAGGGCGAGGGCCCTTCAACGGCTGCGCGACAAGGCGGGCATAGCCGCGGTACTCCATGCCGACAACTGGTACGGCATTGCGGCGCTGGTCTGGGTGGCCACGGGCCTATGGCGGGCCTTCGGCGGCGTGGAGAAGGGCACCGAGCATTACCTGGCGAACCACTGGTTCATGGGCAAGCTCGGCCTGTTCGCCATGGTGCTGCTGCTGGAGCTGTGGCCCATGGCGACGCTGATCCGCTGGCGCCTGCTCCTGCGCAAGGGCATGGCTCCCGGCCTGCACCAAGCGCCCGTGCTGGCCCGGCTCACCTACCTGCAGCTGCCGCTGCTCCTCCTCATGGTGGCCATGGCCGCCGCCCTGGCGCGCGGGTACTGA